A region of Halarcobacter mediterraneus DNA encodes the following proteins:
- a CDS encoding mechanosensitive ion channel family protein codes for MKFFLLLFTVFTISFTATIDTKLYDIENNSKYFEQIENNIRISIQKAEKPSEIIEDEKKYLKILKKANTKIVSIEKYNKEIANSNEAINALKFLIQVDEKENEIANLSIEIQENLSYLKKRIENILEIEKNRLLIYQLQFAYNKIEKNNLEKKITLYEKHKIEVLNKIEAALNNLNIENLDTLNTSLTTNNKQIEEIDNNINLLKANLQREKINDNIKKIEELEKKVFNLNTKKEDILSLTIYLSSKKLLLFLKEKNEKAFLEEFENLNSLINYSKKFKYLNEAFLKLSKKRLNNTKLVLATSNIKITSFFDSIKTFFNTTLVVFNEQAITPMSLIKAIFLILIGILIGKIYKRWILKVSSKWPNISEMSLKISSNVGFYLIIFITFIIALGSLGIDMTSISLIAGALSIGIGFGLQTVVSNFISGIILMFERTIRIGDVIEINDLLKGTVTDIRVRSTTVKTFDNIDIVVPNSSFIQNNVINWTLEDKSRRLHVPFGVAYGTKIEEVKEIVLRELLNSDLTFIKNDKDKQPDIRFENMNNSSVDLELLVWIKTNDKLTPNALKSDFLLLIYNALYKNNIEIPFPQLDLHIKR; via the coding sequence ATGAAATTTTTTCTTCTTCTTTTTACTGTTTTTACAATAAGTTTTACAGCAACAATTGATACAAAACTATATGACATAGAAAACAATAGTAAATATTTTGAGCAAATAGAAAATAATATAAGAATCTCTATACAAAAAGCAGAGAAACCAAGTGAAATAATTGAAGATGAAAAGAAATATTTAAAAATACTAAAAAAAGCAAATACAAAGATTGTTTCTATTGAAAAATACAACAAAGAAATAGCAAATTCTAATGAAGCAATAAATGCTTTAAAATTTTTAATTCAAGTAGATGAAAAAGAAAATGAAATAGCTAATTTATCAATTGAAATACAAGAGAACTTATCTTACTTGAAAAAAAGAATTGAAAATATTTTAGAGATAGAAAAAAATAGACTTTTAATTTACCAATTACAATTTGCTTATAATAAAATTGAAAAGAACAATTTAGAAAAGAAAATTACATTATATGAAAAACATAAAATAGAAGTTTTAAATAAAATAGAAGCAGCATTAAATAATTTAAATATAGAAAATTTAGATACATTAAATACATCTTTAACTACAAATAATAAACAAATAGAAGAAATAGATAATAATATTAATTTATTAAAAGCTAATTTACAAAGAGAAAAAATAAATGATAATATAAAAAAAATAGAGGAGCTTGAAAAAAAAGTATTTAATTTAAATACAAAAAAAGAGGATATCCTTTCTTTAACTATATATCTAAGTTCTAAAAAACTATTACTATTTTTAAAAGAAAAAAATGAAAAAGCCTTTCTAGAAGAGTTTGAGAATCTAAATTCTCTTATTAATTATTCTAAAAAGTTTAAATATTTAAATGAAGCTTTTTTAAAATTATCAAAAAAAAGATTAAATAATACAAAACTTGTGTTGGCTACTTCAAATATAAAAATTACTTCATTTTTTGATTCAATTAAAACTTTTTTTAATACCACACTAGTTGTCTTTAATGAACAAGCAATCACACCAATGAGTTTGATTAAAGCAATTTTTTTAATTTTAATTGGTATTTTAATAGGTAAGATTTATAAAAGATGGATTTTAAAAGTATCTTCAAAATGGCCTAATATAAGTGAGATGTCTTTAAAAATTTCTTCAAATGTAGGTTTTTATTTAATTATTTTTATAACCTTTATAATTGCCCTTGGAAGTTTGGGAATTGATATGACATCAATTTCATTAATAGCAGGAGCTTTATCTATTGGTATTGGTTTTGGACTTCAAACTGTAGTTTCAAACTTTATTTCAGGAATCATTTTAATGTTTGAGAGAACTATTAGAATTGGAGATGTTATTGAAATAAATGATTTATTAAAAGGAACAGTTACTGATATTAGAGTTCGTTCAACAACTGTTAAAACATTTGATAATATTGATATTGTAGTACCAAACTCATCTTTTATTCAAAACAATGTTATAAATTGGACTTTAGAAGATAAATCAAGAAGACTTCATGTACCCTTTGGAGTTGCTTATGGAACAAAAATAGAAGAAGTGAAAGAAATAGTATTAAGAGAACTTTTAAATAGTGATTTAACTTTTATAAAAAATGATAAAGATAAACAACCTGATATAAGATTTGAAAACATGAATAATAGCAGTGTAGATTTAGAACTTTTAGTTTGGATAAAAACAAATGATAAACTTACACCAAATGCTCTTAAGTCTGACTTCCTATTACTTATTTATAATGCTTTATATAAAAATAATATTGAGATTCCATTTCCTCAATTAGATTTGCATATTAAGAGATAA
- a CDS encoding zinc transporter ZntB: MSQNGLSHAIIFDGKGASKSLSFEQLKDYDKKEGLLWVHFDYSSTEAIDWISNKSGIDPIAIEALLTAETRPRTTVLDDSILLALRGVNLNANADPDDMISIRLFISQELIISTKKRDLLSVKDILQSFEKNKGPINSSEFLICLTDRLTSRMEGTIEELEDKASEMEELILDSNNIQLRTQISKIRREAISLRRYLAPQREAMYKLYHDKLSWLSEYDKIQLREITDQLIRYIEELDSINDKVTLIQEESLNKISEQMNQRMYVLSIISAIFLPLGFLTGLLGINVGGLPGTENKDAFTIFSIILIIVGIGQYYLLKKFKWI; the protein is encoded by the coding sequence GTGAGTCAAAATGGTTTATCTCATGCTATTATATTTGATGGAAAAGGTGCCTCAAAGAGTCTATCTTTTGAACAATTAAAAGATTATGATAAAAAAGAAGGATTACTTTGGGTACATTTTGATTATTCAAGTACAGAAGCAATAGATTGGATAAGTAATAAAAGTGGAATAGACCCCATTGCAATAGAAGCTTTACTCACAGCTGAGACGAGACCCAGAACTACAGTTTTAGATGACTCAATTTTATTAGCTTTAAGAGGAGTTAATTTAAATGCTAATGCAGATCCTGACGATATGATTTCAATTAGATTATTTATTTCTCAAGAGTTAATTATAAGCACAAAAAAAAGAGATCTTCTCTCTGTTAAAGATATTCTACAAAGTTTTGAAAAAAATAAAGGTCCTATAAATAGTTCAGAATTTTTGATTTGTCTTACTGATAGATTAACTTCAAGAATGGAAGGTACTATTGAAGAACTTGAAGATAAAGCAAGTGAAATGGAAGAACTAATACTAGATTCAAATAATATTCAACTTAGAACTCAAATCTCAAAAATAAGAAGAGAAGCTATTAGTTTAAGACGATATTTGGCTCCTCAACGAGAAGCAATGTATAAATTGTATCATGACAAACTTTCTTGGTTAAGTGAGTATGATAAAATTCAATTACGAGAGATTACTGATCAATTAATACGATATATAGAAGAGTTAGATTCTATCAATGATAAGGTTACTTTAATACAAGAAGAGTCTTTAAATAAAATTAGTGAACAAATGAATCAACGAATGTATGTTTTATCAATTATTTCAGCAATATTTTTGCCTTTAGGTTTTCTAACAGGACTTTTGGGAATAAATGTTGGTGGTTTACCTGGTACTGAAAATAAGGATGCTTTTACAATATTCTCAATAATCCTAATTATAGTTGGAATAGGGCAATATTATTTATTAAAAAAATTTAAATGGATATAA
- a CDS encoding tetratricopeptide repeat protein, whose protein sequence is MRLLLLLILLCTLVFALDFKEAKEIEEKKGVLKALSSYRVLAKRDDTEAIFRLATLYLQGKGVKKSLATAKTFLEKGSLLNHHKSTYYLGKLYITKKSPYFNEKLAFNTFLKAANDGYAPAQNMIGQFLAAGIAVDKDYKMAVKYFEYASKQNYEDAHCNLAFMYATGKGVFPNFGRAHQFAKDGVKNGNKKCVKVWKTYNLEKYDDDKGWKFNFYTKPSE, encoded by the coding sequence ATGAGACTTTTACTTCTATTAATATTACTTTGCACTTTAGTTTTTGCTTTAGATTTTAAAGAAGCAAAAGAAATTGAAGAAAAAAAAGGTGTCTTAAAAGCTTTAAGTTCCTATAGAGTTTTAGCTAAAAGAGATGACACTGAAGCTATTTTTAGGCTGGCAACTTTATATTTACAAGGTAAAGGAGTAAAAAAAAGTTTAGCAACTGCAAAAACTTTTTTAGAAAAAGGTTCTTTATTAAATCACCATAAATCTACATATTATTTAGGAAAACTTTATATCACAAAAAAATCTCCATATTTTAATGAAAAGTTAGCCTTTAATACTTTTTTAAAAGCTGCAAATGATGGATATGCACCAGCTCAAAATATGATAGGTCAATTTCTTGCAGCAGGAATTGCTGTTGATAAAGATTATAAAATGGCTGTTAAGTATTTTGAATATGCTTCAAAACAAAATTATGAAGATGCCCATTGTAATTTAGCTTTTATGTATGCTACAGGGAAAGGAGTTTTCCCAAACTTTGGAAGGGCTCATCAATTTGCTAAAGATGGAGTAAAAAATGGAAATAAAAAATGTGTAAAAGTTTGGAAAACATATAATCTAGAAAAATATGATGATGACAAAGGCTGGAAATTTAACTTTTACACAAAACCTTCTGAGTAG
- a CDS encoding magnesium transporter, protein MEEVKEFENIKEFLLQVIEDYKKNENFDFHPYDLAEHLLKLRDSNYDEYEYVCKKIPSELFAEILCEMPTYVQEEIPTVISSKKIANITSKMDSDDASELIYNISQKNEEKAQNILSKLDDEDQLVIQKLNSYEENQAGSYMQSELFSVYLYEKIDVALKRLKKLKEEDVLDNVFHAYVVGKKGRYIGSIGLEELIVFDRGLTFNDIPKDKIKTYSCSHFSDISEVAELVTNYNLSAIAIIDKDKLVGRITHDDIHDVIQEQNTKQLYSLAGVNDDAEQEESMYRIGKNRAFWLGINLITAILASIVIGLFDATIQSLVALAVLMPIVASMGGNAGTQTLTVTVRQMALGDISYTDAKRTIKKEVVISLFNGFLFAFVIGVIAFIWFKLPLLGVVIALSMVINLFSAGFFGAVIPILLEKFEIDPAIGSTVILTTVTDIVGFFSFLGLATIILL, encoded by the coding sequence ATGGAAGAAGTAAAAGAATTTGAAAATATAAAAGAATTTTTATTACAAGTAATTGAAGATTATAAAAAAAATGAGAATTTTGATTTTCACCCTTATGATTTAGCAGAACACTTACTAAAATTAAGAGATTCTAATTATGATGAGTATGAGTATGTATGTAAAAAAATCCCTAGTGAACTTTTTGCAGAGATTCTTTGTGAAATGCCAACTTATGTTCAAGAAGAAATACCAACAGTTATTAGTAGTAAAAAGATTGCAAATATTACTTCAAAGATGGATAGTGATGATGCTTCGGAGTTAATTTATAATATTTCACAAAAAAATGAAGAAAAAGCACAAAATATTCTTTCAAAGCTTGATGATGAAGATCAATTAGTAATCCAAAAGCTTAATTCTTATGAAGAAAATCAAGCTGGTTCTTATATGCAAAGTGAACTTTTTAGTGTTTATTTATATGAGAAAATTGATGTAGCATTAAAAAGGTTAAAAAAACTAAAAGAAGAAGATGTATTAGATAATGTTTTTCATGCATATGTTGTTGGAAAAAAAGGACGTTATATAGGAAGTATAGGTTTAGAAGAGTTAATTGTCTTTGATAGAGGTTTAACCTTTAATGATATACCAAAAGATAAAATCAAAACCTATTCTTGTAGTCATTTTAGTGATATTTCAGAAGTAGCAGAATTAGTTACAAACTACAATCTTAGTGCAATAGCAATTATTGATAAGGATAAATTAGTAGGTAGAATTACCCATGATGATATTCATGATGTAATACAAGAACAAAATACAAAACAATTATACTCTTTAGCTGGAGTTAATGATGATGCTGAACAAGAAGAAAGTATGTATCGAATTGGTAAAAATAGAGCTTTTTGGTTAGGAATAAATCTAATTACTGCAATTTTAGCCTCTATTGTAATAGGACTTTTTGATGCAACAATTCAATCCTTAGTTGCTTTAGCTGTTTTAATGCCAATTGTGGCTTCAATGGGAGGAAATGCAGGAACACAAACTCTAACAGTAACTGTTAGACAAATGGCTTTAGGAGATATTTCTTATACTGATGCAAAAAGAACAATTAAAAAAGAGGTTGTAATATCTTTATTTAATGGTTTTCTTTTTGCTTTTGTTATAGGAGTAATTGCCTTTATTTGGTTTAAATTACCACTTTTAGGAGTAGTAATTGCTTTATCAATGGTTATAAACCTTTTTAGTGCAGGTTTTTTTGGAGCAGTTATTCCTATTCTTTTAGAGAAGTTTGAAATTGACCCTGCTATTGGTTCAACTGTTATTTTAACTACAGTTACTGATATTGTTGGTTTTTTCAGTTTTTTAGGCTTAGCTACAATAATTTTATTGTAG